A stretch of DNA from Ranitomeya variabilis isolate aRanVar5 chromosome 1, aRanVar5.hap1, whole genome shotgun sequence:
AAAGTTAGCAAGGTGGTGAGAAAGTGATTGGGGGAGGAAACCAGATTTTTGGAGACAAGTACTGTGTGTGTAAGGAAGTGTGAACAAACACTGTGGAAAGGTCACTAAACATAGAGTAAGATTATTCTATTCAGTGGCTCTGACAGCTGGACAGAAACACAGAAAGTGTATGATATGTACTTGAGAATTTTCAGACACAATTTAAAAATACACATGTACAAGTGTAGAACTGCGTTACAGATGCTTTCTTGTTAAATATTATGGAAATGAATCCCTAGATCTCTCCTGTTTTTGTCCATACATTTAACATTGATGCCTGTGAATGTTTGATTTTGATCACCATTGAGATCGGAACAACATGGTGGCCGCGAGTGTTCCAACCTGAGCGTGACAGCCTCTTTGAAATATATaaagctgtcacactcaggtcacAATAAGTCCTGCTGCCAGGCTCTGCATTAGCGGTCTATTCTTGGACCGATttgcatggacgtctgaatgagacctaagaGGTCCATTGCTTTAATAGCAactcctgtatttatcacccactcctggttttagcttatacatactgaggtaaaatactgaccaatactgATAGCGTGAATGAGGCCAAAGGGTGGTGAAACTCTGATAGTAAAAAATAACATGGATCAAAAAGTAAATGTGAACTGTTTTTTCGTACAAGAAAAATGACTTACATCTTAATGAGCCCTTATTCGTGGCATCAGAAATGACTAAACTACCAACAGAACCTCCAACTACTACAGATTTTAATAGAGACTTAACATGAATCGCAGTGGAAAACCCCTTGAGGAAGTGTCCAGTGcggacacgaaacgcgcgtcgggtcatcTACGATCACATACGGGTCTGCTGCGCACATTGCGGTAAGCTTTGCTGTACTCTGCTTTAATTCCATGTCATTTGTGAGGTTATATTATAACATTATTTATGCCTGCCCTATACCTACTAGAGCTATACTAGGCCGTTTGTTTTACTCTATATGCCTCCGCTGCCATGCTTAATACTCTATAGCACTGCTTGCCCGCCTAACTAATTACTGAGGCAATTACAGTGCCCCCTTTCAGTAATAATATGTGTGCGCACTCTACCTGTTACTGTCTATTCCTGAATATATCTGATATTCCGTTGTATGCACCGTTTTTAtaatatttttctaataaaatttgtattttgttaTATTCTATAAATTCGAGTTGACTCTACTATGTTCTCCTTATTCTGTAGTGGAAAACCAGTAGAGgaagtgtgaacatatgctaatatatatatatatatttaacatctACGACATTGCTTGATAGATTGATATCACTGTGAGGTCCACAGCATAAATTTGCATCTTTCTATTCAAAAATACATCACTGGTCAATTTCTGCAGATTTTTTTCCACAGAATGTAGATAAGACTTGGTAAAAATGTAGCACTCTGCTGTCACAGTAATGCACTGACAAATACTGACAAAATCTGAAGTGTATTTGTCACCATGTGAACATATACTAAAACATTATACATATACATTACTGGCTGAATATTAATGATTTCTGACAGGAATTTAGGCCTAGAAGTCATGCCTAAAATCCTGACAGAACAATCAGCATGTAAACATGACCTTACAGGATCCAAGTAGCCTATTGGAAGCCCATATAGTGCCTCCAATTTTGTATTCCACAGTCTGTGTTATTAGGCTTCAGTCAGATGATGATCTTAGTTTCTCATGGACTTGTCTAGGagtgtttttcacggatagaacaTGTTAAAGTCTATAGAGCTATTAACATGTTTATGTTTTTTGCTGGTTGTGTTTCCATGCAAAAATCAGACATGTCTATTTTTGATCATACAAGTTTgtgggtctgtgaaaatcagacagcACAGGGATTAATTAAGTGAAAATCACTGAAGAAACACAGGCTAAGCATCGATGAGACTCAgaccatttttttatatatatgaaaaCCACAGACATGTGAGTGAAGTAAATGTAATACCTCAAACACAGAGGCCAATATATCTACTATAGATGTCCAAACATCTAGTAGCCAAGTCTTTTTTTCTTCTGAAAAATCAAACACTTTTATTAGGACCTTTCAACTTGATTAACTTTTGAATTTATGCTATAATGGTTTAATTCCAGATTTTTATTGGATAGTCTTTTTATTTGAATCCTACAGTCATAGATTTGATAGATCATATTTTTATGTACTGCCTAATAGCATAATCTCTGATTTGTAATTTCAGGGTGCATGACTTCAATCGTACGTAGACTTTATACCAAACTAAACATACATGTCAATGTCTCCATCAGCCATTGTACAAATGTTCTTTTCAATAACTTATTATATTTCGACCATAGGATTCTCATATCTGAAAGATATCTGTTATTTTCAAGGGTTTGAGGACAGGACAGATCTTTGCATGTAATGAGCTACAATGTGCCAATGTGGCAGAACTTGAATtgttataaaaaaaagttttatgttgAGCAATACCAATTGAGCGACACTAAATTAGATTGCCATGTGTTTTAAGTTAGCCACCCTTTAAACTGAAGTGCAAAAATTTATTGTAGAGGTGTTGTATGTACAGAGAAAGCAGGAGAGGAAGCCACATAGGCATCTCAGAGAAAGGAGGTGTTATCTGTAGAAGGAGGGGGTGGTGGAAGTAAGAGGGTTTTACATTCACAAATGAAAAGACAGTATGATGTGTAAGAAGATAGAATCACTACACCTTACAGCTGGATATATCTGAGAAATGGCAATCCTATGAATCACAATACACCTCACAAGTACGGTGGCAAGAAACCATCCCCTTCAAAGAAATCTAAGAAGAACCTCAAGTACAGTATCCAAACAATCAATAGATGACCTGCATAGCCTCAAGGAAGCTTTATTTTTGTCAAGAAAGTGAATCTACTGCCTCTACTTCTCCAAGTTATGCCTCCTATCCTATTTATTCCATTGCTTCTACTGCTCTTTTCTCGTGGAGCACATCAAGATGGACCAAAAGGATCCTGGAGACGCAGATTTCGATGGGAGACTAATGGGAGAGTTTTTAGTCTTCAGAGTTCTGGCTCTGATCATAGAGTTGGTACTTTCTACATCTCTGAAATTCAAAATCATGCTAATCCAAGAAGGTTCTCGGGGCCACAGAAAGGAGAGCCAAGTAGTAGTAGACAAGGAGTCATTGACCAACGTCGAGGCATAGCTCAGGTTGCTATTCAAAGGAATGAAGCTACCTTACGAACGTCAACAAGTGAGGAAGTACATAGAGTTTCCACTACACAAAGAAGTGAGATCAATCAGAGGGAGACACTCCACAAGAATGATGTGACACGAGTACATCCAACACTATCCAAAGGGGAACTACAGCCCTCTTCTTACCAGGTTGGAGTCACAGAGGTGGCCAGTACACAGAGAAATGAAGCCACACTAAGATTACCTACACAAAATAGTGATGCTAGGGAGAACATTGTTACACCAAGGAATGCTGTAACAAAGGGAAGTCTAGCACAAACAAGCAAGGACACTCCAAGGACTAATTCACTGAGAAATAACATTACTCCAATGCAATCTAATACTATTAGTCACAGGCTAACTCTTCAGGTGAATGAAGCTCTGCAGAGGAGTTCTCTGGCTCAGAGATCTGTTACTCACAGGAATGAAGTCACTAATGGTGAGGTTAATCAAGGAACAACTTCCATTCAGAGAGATGTAACACCTGCAAATACAAATTACAATTCACGTGAAGCAGTGGTACCTATAAGTCCACCACTCGAGTCTCCAGCAGCCACACAGAGAATGGCTGGGGATGACCCCAGGAGCCCCTACAGAAACAGGAATTCAGTACAGTCCAATATGGTCCCAACAGGCAGGAGACCTGGAACAAGAAACTATCAGTATGGTAAGATGAGTAGTTAAAATGTTTactgatatattattattatttatttatatagcacaattaattccatggtgctgtacatgtgaaaaggggtcacatacagggttatagatatcgttaacagtaaagaaatttacaatgacagactggtacagaggggagaggaccctgtccttgcggacttacattcttcgggatataaAGAATGAGTAATAAATATTAGTTTGTCAGACAGTGGCTATATGGGGTGCAGAGAGCCAATACACACAAATGCTGTGTGTATTGAACACCCACATTCTGTTTAGGTGATGTGGAGACACAACCTTACATTATGCTAATTGAACAGTAATATTTCTGTGCCATGCAGAGCTATTTCAAGCTAAATTTGATCTTTAAAGCTGGAATCTGGTTGTTATGTGCCCTGCTGTGGCTGGACCTTAATATTAGCAGAACCTCTTTCCCACAAAGCCTCCATTGCTCTTCTGAGTCTAGTGCTGTCTTAATCCTCTCCTGGCCAAACAGGAGCCTAAACTGAGTCCTTCTAAAGGATGCTATGATGCTGTGATGTACTGGTATGCTATGATGCAATATGCAGTATTTCCATGATTTGTTTTACCCAATACACATTTTGCAAAAATATATCTGCTATGCCTAATTTGTTCGGTACTTCTTGCCCATTCGATGAATGAGCAAGAAATATCTTCTGAATACATTCATTAAAATTACAGCGATttacatatgcaaattgtcttttcagagaggaagaggactagaactctagtgccacctataggaaatagcaatcctaacagtcaatattgaCCATTTAATAGAAGCCCTGGCTGTCACGTGACTCGGGATTAAAGccgaaaccagaatctcaatttacagacactgtgtttcggggtactgcccctcgtcagtgcaaagtgtgagatctggtttagcTGATACCAATTTACATTGAAATGAAGAAATAACTAATAAATCCTTTTCCCAGAACAATGATATGTGATAGTGTGTACATATAGTACTGGACCCTATTTGTTCTAATTCAGGTATATTTTGCTTCTCAATTGCCTCATTCATAGGACTTCCTGATCTGATTCCTGATGTTCTTTTCATCCAAACTGCCACGTATATCCAGAGGGTTCCTTTGTACAGTCTTCAATGTGCAGCAGAAGAAAACTGTTTAGCCAGGTGAGAGAAAATACACATGATCacaatttccttttttttgttcTATAATTTCTCCCCTGTTGTAGAAAAATAGTGGCTCTATGGCGCAGTGTGTTTTAGGTGGTACAGTATGAATTCTGCAGAATGAAGGTGTGAAAACAAACAGTGAAAACACTTCAGGCTGTTTGTCTGTAATCCAGTACTCATCTGGAGCTTTCTCATGTCTCCATTGACTTCCATCGATCCAAGGGAGCATGCCATCATACAGATTGGTGTATTGTGCAGACACCAGAATGTCACCATTAAGTGGTCCCAGTTTCTCTGTAATCTGTGTAGATTGTAAACATACAGACCCCAGGACCACTGGGAGATAACATTCAGTTATCACCATAATGAGACAATCTGGATGATTTATAAACTACAGGCTATGCAGCAGCCAGAATTGGGTTTACAATGGGATGCTGACCTGTAAACTAGATGGCAAGGTGAACCACTCTACATTTTGTAAAGCAATGGaaataaaagggaatctgtcaccaggttttcgttaCCCCTTCTGAGAGCcaaatgatgtagagacagagaccctgattccagcaatttatcgcctactgggctgcttgctgcagcttTTATCTGACcactattttctctgctgcagacctGCCAGTTCTCTGAAAGCTGAGATCTGTGTaagcccgcccacaccactgattggcagctttttgtctaCACTCTGGATaaggagaaagctgccaatcagtggtgtgggcgggcttACACAGATCTCAGCTTTCAGAGAACTGGCAGGtcagcagcagagaaaactgatttcACAAAAACTACAgctaacacatcactggaatcttaGGTCTCCATCTTTATATTATGTTACTCTCACTTTAGCTGGTAAAAACCTGGTGAACTACTCTCTTTAAAAATTTTGCAGTAGAACATTGCGTCATTGCATCTTGCCAATGCACAGTCTAGGATCTTACACTGTATTGTTAAATATTAACTCGGTACCTCCTCTAATTTCAGCTACTCCATTGATTATGGGAcacattttctttttcttctgtgcaacTTTGGAATGGAGTGGCACAGAACAATAACAGAAACTATCCCAGAATTAGTGGAGCAGCATCAGACGGCGGAGGTTCTCAgtttaaataaaatataaaatacattctctttaaagcaaatctgtcactagatacatatttttttaaatacatcccTACAACCTAATGTGGCTGGTGTATTTACTATGAAAACCTGTTCTGTTGGCTCTAAAATCCTTTCTGCAAGCCTTGGTGTTATCCATTTTGGCATTTCCATTTTTTGATCCCTGCTgtccccttttttatttttcattcaatatggccatgtgagggcttgattattGCACATATCAtgtgctggaaaacaggaaaaaaattccaagtgtggtgaaactgcaaaaaaatgcaattccataattgtttttttttttttaccatgttcaccaaatgctaaaactaaaacCTATGTAAgagctcatacccatatgtgagaaaaaaaacagTCTGATTTCCGGACCAAAAAAacagagtgtcatgcgagtacaatgcgatttttacacctagcatccaatttacatctgaGTGCATTGCGACTTTAACATGATCTttcacatacagcagttctctgtatgtaaaagctcatgttaaaatcacattgtaaggccggcgtcacactcagcgtatggaaatacggtccgtattttacatgcgtaatacgcagaaatgtttccaaaatagtgatccatatgtcagtgagacacatatacatacactagatggtggcccgattctaacgcatcgggtattctagaatatgtatgtatgtatgtatgtatatagtagccacatagtatatagcacaggccacgtagtatataggaggcatgtagtatatatcagacaaatagtatgtggcctgtgctatatactatgtggctgctatatacatacatacatattgtagaatacccgatgtgttaatacaggccacgcagtacataatacAGCCTACgtactgtatagcacagcccacgtagtatatagcagccacgcagtatataacacaggcgacgtagtatatagcacagcccctgcagtatatcacacagcccacgtagtatataacacagcccatgtagtatatagcacagcccccgcagtatatcatacagcccatgtagtatatagcacagcccccgcagtatatcacacagcccacgtaatatataacactgcccatgtagtatatagcacagccctcgcagtatatcacacagcccacgcagtatatcacactgcccatgtagtatatagcacagcccccgcagtatatcacacagcccacgtagtatataacactgcccatgtagtatatagcacagcccccgcagtatatcacacagcccacgcagtatatcacactgcccatgtagtatatggcagagcccccgcagtatatcacacagcccatgtagtatataacactgcccatgtagtatatagcacagcccccgcagtatatcacacagcccacgcagtatttagcagtgtgggcaccatatccctgttaaaaaaataattaaaataaaaaaagggaattagacctaccggtaattcggtttccaggtagtccctcaggacagcaccatggaggacgtccttccttgacctatagtggGACAGGATcatacagaggttaaaaggaccctcccacctccaccctccagtgtttttcaaagtaccacagaaggatggaaataaatagtctaaacgtgcccttacaaacacgtgtgtaataaaccatttaacggcttcatcttaatttcgagccatggtgacccaaaggacgaatgatctgccggtagattaatcccgcacaagcctaaaaagagaaacataagggtgggaactaagggtgctgtcctgagggactaactggaaaccgaattaccggtaggtctaattccctttttccattatgtccctcaggacagcaccatggagaataccaaagaaacgctcccagggtgggtacagaagcccaggaatcaaagttccaggcaaaaaccagactagatatataaatgatctgaaagatcagaaaaaccatagatatctaaagagatccgcaaagaaaatcaccgtagtgagtgtctgatatacatctataatggccaatttcagtatgaatgtggtaaacgaaataagcatcagaagcagagagggaaattcacccattgtactccaataccaataatgaaccacagcaagttatttattgtgacagatacttatagacatcacagccccagaatagggttagaaaaccttattgcccagcaaaatatggtgaaagtcacagccaccacacaatgagcaCTGTACcaaccaataataagctgcatgtgcttataacaggactgttccttcatcggaccttctgggctcaggttaagccttggttacagaccagcttaccgtactacaaggagacctgcaggacagaggtcctggactgcgggaagatcaaaccaataatagttagtacatggataatggcacagcattgggatgtacgcacattactcatccaggagatcacgcctattccaaatccttagatgccTAACCCCAAGAAGAGTTATATATTATTGAAGctaaggaatacaccatccggcaggtaatatctcctgccattaccaacgtcgggcttctcattagaagcgctgaaagagaaacgtgggtcatcactcctgttttactgatgttagacacagggagtctggactctgaatcgatgaaggtggtggtgctagtaaaaatcttccgacacttgaaattattcgaaactgcatttatacgagtcattagtccagacattataagtatggacttatttgtccatatatgcatatatacacatatacgcacatacatatcccCAGCGGCAATCTTCTAagggatctttatacactcagactgccattgtgggagtaaccatattccatggctagagaaaaggtaggtttcttcctcatcacagagggagattatctactgtgaagcagtgagactatggggtcttaacagtaagagccctggatcccgtttcatttatcttaggagccgtgactgctgtaagagccgcgagtatgggatcctctgccacacgacacagtgctgctgcttcaccacaaggtacaaaaggcagtgctgatgtccctggaaAACAAACCGCAACAGACTTATGGcacaagaatctgtctgattgccgaatgtggagtttgggaaggattaataataataacaacaacaataaactttatttatatagcgtcaacatattccacagcgctttacagtttgacagtttcaaacacaacagtcataagtaacaaccatataataattaaagcaaaataaaacgaccctgctcgtgagagcttacaatcttcaatgaggcggggaagatacaatgtacaagtgtgtattaacaatgttgtatttacaatgatggcacagccatcttcagggggtgggggatagatggagatagtgaatgggctacacacacacacaaacataaaatgactgattagggaacgtgataggccgctctgaacaaatgtgttttgagggagtgcctaaaactatgcaaattgttgatggtcctaatattttagggcaaagcattccaaggaggaacgaatccttcctttcaactccTGGGATTTTcggctcccaggacagtagtatgtccttttataggattataggatgtaccaaaatgacatatgtcatcttttaaagctaattatgtaatagacttgcctttagcactcaaggtagaacctacctgagagatcagttccaaacagaagaaatgcaaattttactaagccaattcaagcatatctgtttgcttgactaagccctgttgtaaagaatgaagtaacagaaactggatctgggtccaaaaacacaaggactctatatccagagttgaggcccaagacaaaaatgtgaagtggttggccgatgatacaatgtgcggccacacaaggcaccagacagaaggtctaacccagtggttcacagccagaggcgaaaaaaCCACCAGCCCcgacacactaatgataccccctgaggcacagggcACTGAAACCCTAttatgcaatatgatgcatataggaactatgaagcaatataatgcaatatgatgtccaaaggcactattaagtaatctgattcaatacgatgcaatatgatgcaaagtcactatgaagcgctaagatgcatatagcaactatgaagaaatatgatgcagaaaggcaatctgaagcactatgacgcatacaggaacaatgaagcagtatgatgcatgaagtaactatgaagtgcTATGGTGCATATGGaaacaatgaagcactatgatgcatataggaactatgaagcaatatggtgcaatatgatgcatataggaataatgaagcactatgatgcatataggaactatgaagcaatatgctctaatataatgcacaaaggtaatatgaagcactatgatgcgtataggaaccatgaagcaatatgctgtaatataatgcacagaggcaatatgaagcactatgatgcatataggaaccatgaagcaatatgctgtaatataatgcacaaaggcaatatgaagcgctatgatgcatataggaaccatgaagcaatatgctgtaatataatgcacaaaggcaatatgatgcactatgatgcatataggaacagtgatgcaatatgatgcaatatgatgcagaaaggcaatatgaagcactctgatgcataaaggaaccatgaagcaatatgatgcacaaaggcaatatgaagcactatgatgcttataggaacaatgaagcactatgatgcatatagggaccatgaagcaatatgatgcaatacgatacatgaagtaactatgaagcgctatgatgcatataggaactatgaagcaatatgatgcacaaagtccctatgaaacagtatgatgctgTATGATGCCACAGGGGCACTCGGtatgttgcatagatgtactacgatgcagtatgatgcacagaggcactcaatatgatgcatagagacagtatgacaggaaaaacactggagggtggagatgggagggtccttttaacctctctatgatcctgtcccgctaaaagtcaaggaaggacgtcctccatggtgctgtcctgagagaCGTAAtggaaaatagttctatactcacccaggATCCACCAAAGCTCCGCCGAGCTGCGcacggctgctgccatcttccgttcccaggatgcattgcaaaattacccagaagacttagcggtctcgcgagaccgctaagtcttctgggtaatttcgcaatgcatctctgggaacggaagatggcggcagctgcgtGCGGCTCggtggactacggagggtgagaatagcaggttttttgattttttttattatttttaacattactttttttactattgatgccacataggcagcattaatagtaaaaagttggggacacacagggttaatagcagcggtaacggagtgcgtgcggtctgttaccgctgccattaaccctgtgtgagcggtgagtggaggggaCTCGAGAGTATGGAGGGgcaccaggcactgactgcggggagtaaggagcggccattttgccactggactgtgcccatcgctgattggtcgtagccgttttgccgtgaccaatcagcgacttggatttccatgacagacagaggccgcgaccaatgaatatcagtgacagacagacagacagaaggacagacggaagtgaccattagacaattatatagtagattagatggtggcccgattctaacggatccggtattctagaacatgcatgtccacgtagtatattgcacagcgacgtagtatattgcccagccacgtagtatattgcccagccacgtagtatattgcacagcccacgtagtatattgcccagccacgtagtatattgcacagcacatgtagtatattgcccagtcatgtagtgtattgcccagtcatgtagtatattgcccagtcacgtagtatattgcccagccacgtagtatattgcccagccacgtagtatattgcccagtcacatagtatattgcccagccacgtagtatattgcgtagcccacgtagtatattgcgcagccacgtagtatattgcccagctatgtagtatattgcccagtcacata
This window harbors:
- the LOC143796654 gene encoding uncharacterized protein LOC143796654, yielding MPPILFIPLLLLLFSRGAHQDGPKGSWRRRFRWETNGRVFSLQSSGSDHRVGTFYISEIQNHANPRRFSGPQKGEPSSSRQGVIDQRRGIAQVAIQRNEATLRTSTSEEVHRVSTTQRSEINQRETLHKNDVTRVHPTLSKGELQPSSYQVGVTEVASTQRNEATLRLPTQNSDARENIVTPRNAVTKGSLAQTSKDTPRTNSLRNNITPMQSNTISHRLTLQVNEALQRSSLAQRSVTHRNEVTNGEVNQGTTSIQRDVTPANTNYNSREAVVPISPPLESPAATQRMAGDDPRSPYRNRNSVQSNMVPTGRRPGTRNYQYGLPDLIPDVLFIQTATYIQRVPLYSLQCAAEENCLARSAYSPGISEISSRVLLRFPQRVKNRGTADFLPVKQRHSWEWHSCHQHYHSMDSFSHYDLLDSATHRKVAEGHKASFCLEDTSCDLGVRRRYACTAHTQGLSPGCYDTYHANIDCQWIDITDVPPGKYILKVTVNPNFQVLESDFSNNAVRCELTYTGSYVINRNCRLSSI